Proteins encoded in a region of the Babesia bovis T2Bo chromosome 4 map unlocalized Chr4_2, whole genome shotgun sequence genome:
- a CDS encoding Ribosomal_S5_C superfamily protein: MAERGGFGSGFGRGRGGRRASSRGRGGSEDDLKSWVPVTKLGRLVAAGLIQSIEQIYLHSIPIKEYQIVDYFFQPTLTDKKLADDVVKIVPVQKQTNAGQRTRFKVFVAIGDFDGHCGLGTKCAKEVATAIRGAIISAKLSLIPVRRGYWGNMIGDPHTVPMKVHGKSGSVRCRLVPAPRGTQIVGAPTTKKLLSFAGIKDCFSCSSGSTKTRGNFLKAVFAALSATYGYLTPDLWRQVKLQPSIYEEFSSFLTSGKTHVAPEASSYYA, from the exons ATGGCGG AACGTGGTGGTTTTGGGTCAGGTTTTGGCCGTGGTAGGGGTGGTAGACGCGCATCCTCCAG AGGTCGTGGTGGAAGTGAAGATGACCTGAAGAGCTGGGTCCCTGTCACTAAACTTGGTAGATTGGTCGCCGCCGGTCTTATCCAATCTATTGAACAAATATATCTTCACTCCATCCCAATTAAGGAATACCAGATTGTGGATTACTTCTTCCAGCCCACCCTCACTGACAAGAAGCTAGCGGATGATGTCGTTAAGATAGTACCCGTTCAGAAGCAGACTAACGCTGGTCAACGCACGAGGTTTAAAGTGTTTGTAGCTATCGGAGACTTCGACGGTCATTGTGGTTTGGGCACAAAGTGTGCTAAGGAAGTGGCTACGGCTATTCGTGGTGCTATCATCTCTGCCAAGCTCTCTTTAATCCCTGTTAGACGTGGATATTGGGGAAATATGATTGGTGACCCACACACCGTGCCCATGAAGGTACACGGAAAGTCTGGTAGTGTAAGATGTAGGCTTGTTCCTGCCCCAAGAGGTACACAAATCGTCGGTGCTCCCACCACAAAGAAGCTTCTTTCTTTCGCCGGTATTAAGGACTGTTTTTCTTGTTCTTCTGGATCCACCAAGACCAGGGGTAACTTCCTTAAGGCTGTATTTGCAGCTCTCTCTGCCACATATGGCTACCTAACTCCAGATCTTTGGAGACAGGTTAAGCTCCAGCCTTCGATTTACGAGGAGTTTTCCAGTTTCCTCACATCCGGTAAGACTCACGTAGCTCCGGAGGCTTCATCCTATTACGCTTGA
- a CDS encoding Glutamine cyclotransferase family protein, whose protein sequence is MVLTYKDNVVLFYDYKTFQLTYVHQWRYVGFGLTSNYNHDTNNLEEFVKHQEVWMTTGGTHLLSLELPPSFRFGPPMVKKAIPITFNGLRLRYVNEMDYNHETGTIYGNIWTSDFIVEVDPKTGICLHLWDLTPLKLQQPDNVDVMNGIACDSRSKGCLITGKFWPNIYNVDLLITATSARDVPSAFYHDYCTEFKAPSEQ, encoded by the coding sequence ATGGTACTGACATATAAAGACAATGTGGTACTGTTCTATGATTACAAAACATTCCAATTGACGTATGTACATCAATGGCGTTATGTAGGTTTCGGGTTAACATCAAATTATAACCACGACACAAATAACCTGGAGGAATTTGTCAAGCATCAAGAAGTGTGGATGACCACTGGAGGAACCCATTTACTGTCTTTAGAATTACCACCTTCTTTTCGATTCGGACCTCCCATGGTGAAAAAGGCTATTCCAATAACGTTCAACGGACTACGGTTACGTTACGTGAATGAAATGGACTACAACCATGAGACTGGGACCATATATGGCAACATTTGGACAAGCGACTTCATTGTTGAAGTTGATCCTAAAACTGGGATATGCTTACACTTATGGGACTTAACTCCATTGAAATTACAACAACCAGACAACGTAGACGTCATGAACGGTATAGCGTGTGATTCAAGATCCAAAGGCTGCCTTATCACCGGAAAGTTTTGgccaaatatatacaatgtagACTTATTAATTACAGCAACGTCAGCACGCGATGTTCCATCAGCATTCTATCATGATTACTGCACTGAGTTTAAGGCTCCTTCAGAACAGTGA
- a CDS encoding DHHC zinc finger domain containing protein, whose translation MVSIVIPPAERQQNHQLVLSRLGVFIVTYILIAQAAFTTTVLLLRLWWTYPVITVVCLIFHTLLLVMALWSHWMCTLSDPGYVPHIYDEQIIEDALRWGFTDCPKCRSVRPRRAHHCSVCKRCIIHMDHHCPWVGNCVGLFNQKFFIQYTVYILSAGIFELTIITVIALDMYHLYINDIDKLLHKYGTLLMIVALVNYFVAILFTMFTLTLFIDQLVNIYRNRTAIDKLKKVVTRHQTFMQTLTHVFGCHPCYRWFLPLPAKPRYMGESLTPADIIALSVFDDTDAILADRNHELQDILPESSPRSRWLPKCTCLWKKEPMNNEE comes from the exons ATGGTCTCTATCGTAATACCGCCTGCTGAGCGGCAGCAGAATCATCAACTAGTGTTATCTCGTCTTGGCGTATTTATCGTG ACTTATATACTGATAGCACAAGCTGCGTTCACAACAACTGTTCTTTTACTTAGATTATG GTGGACATACCCTGTAATCACAGTCGTTTGTCTCATCTTCCATACATTGCTACTCGTTATGGCTTTGTGGTCTCACTGGATGTGCACATTGAGTGATCCTGGATATGTTCCACACATATACG ATGAGCAGATTATTGAAGATGCGCTACGTTGGGGGTTCACCGATTGTCCAAAATGCAGATCTGTTCGTCCACGGCGGGCGCATCACTGTAGTGTTTGCAAACGTTGTATCATTCACATGGACCATCATT GCCCTTGGGTTGGCAATTGCGTAGGATTATTCAATCAGAAGTTTTTTATACAGTACACAGTC TACATACTATCGGCCGGGATTTTTGAATTAACTATAATTACGGTCATTGCTTTGGATATGTACCATCTGTACATTAACGATATTGACAAACTTCTACATAAATATGGCACGTTATTAATGATTGTTGCACTA GTAAACTATTTTGTGGCGATATTGTTTACCATGTTCACGCTCACGTTGTTCATCGACCAGCTGGTAAATATCTATCGCAACAGAACAGCGATAGACAAACTAAAGAAGGTAGTTACACGACATCAGACCTTCATGCAAACATTGACCCATGTTTTTGGTTGTCACCCTTGTTATAGATG GTTTCTCCCTTTACCGGCAAAGCCTAGGTACATGGGAGAGTCTCTGACTCCTGCTGATATTATTGCGCTTTCCGTTTTTGACGACACAGATGCAATATTAGCGGATCGTAACCATGAGCTCCAGGACATTTTGCCAGAGTCATCACCACGATCTCGATGGTTGCCAAAGTGCACCTGTTTATGGAAAAAGGAGCCTATGAATAATGAAGAATAA